The following is a genomic window from Calditrichota bacterium.
GGTTGGGCAATTTAGCAAATCCATTGAGAAATGCAAGCTGTTTGTTGCAGGAGGCAGGGTCCACAGGCGAGAGTGACCGGTGCCCGGAAGGCTGTCCGCAAATTGGAGAAATGGGGCGTAAATTGAAAACACAAGCGGTTGAGTTCACCCCTGGCGTGGTGATGCAAACCGAAGGTTGGGCAGGAAATCTGTTGAGCAAGCGCTGGTTCGGCATTCTCGTCTCTGCTGCAGTTCTCCTCTCGGGCGCCGCGAGCCGGGCCGCAGACCCGGTGTCGATTGTCCAGTACCCGCTGATGAATCGCCCGGCATTCGTGCTCCCCGGTGGGCAGTTCACCATCCTTTGCAGAGTCTCCAGCTCCACAGGAGGCTGGCAGGCCTCGCTCTCCATGCCCTACGCCGAGGTGCCGCTGCAGCTCTCCGTGGGTGGCTATGGCGAAGGCCTGCGAACGCTCACCGCCACAGTGCCGTCCTCTGCCCCGTTTGAGCTTTACGACCTTCGCATCACAGGCAGCGGTGGGGTGAGCGATGTGGTGCGGCACTGCGTGCGCGTCATTCCCGCCTATCGTGATACTTTCACCTTTGTCCACCTGCCGGATTGCCATCTCCCCTCGGTGGCCTGGATCGGTTTCTACGACGACCGTAATACGGTGCCGGAGCTGAGCCAGATACTGCAGGAACTTGCCTACCTCAACCCCGAGTTCGTGCTCCAGACCGGGGACCTGGTCGATAACGGCCAGCTCGACGAGCAATACCGCATCGCGCAGGAGCTTCTGGAGCAGAGCCAGGTGCCATTCTTCCTCACTGGTGGCAATCACGATCTGTGGTACGACGGGCATGACCTTTGGCGCCGCTATTTCGGCGCGGCCATGGACTACACGTTCCTGTACGGCAATGTGCGCTTTGTGGGGCTGGAGATGTACGACATTCCTACCCCTACTTTCACCGCCTCGCAGATGAGGTGGCTGCGTGATGTCCTGGACGAGTCCATCGCGGCCAGAGAGGCCGCACGTGTCATTTTCGCCCACTACGACCAATCGGGGCAGCTCACGAGTGACTTTGTCGACCAATACCTGGTCGACGCCGTCATCTACGGGCACACGCACGTCAACAACGTCAGGAGCGTGGGCACGCGCCAGGCCCTCATGCTGAACACCTCCTTTACCATGAACGACAACGGAGAGTACCGGCTGATCAAAGTGCGGGATGGAAAGATCGTCGACTTTCCGGTGCTCAAGTTCCGGCGTCTCTGGGTCAACACATACCCTGCGCAGGACGGGAGTTCATGGAAGGCGGGGGCGTTCATCCGCAACGATAACGATGTGGACCTCCAGGGTATGCTCGTCAAGCTCCACGTGCGGCGGGATGCCGGCCCGTTTGTCGTGGCCGGGGGTACGGTGCTGCAGGCCATTGACTATGGCGCGAACCAGCGGGTCTATTACGTGCGCACCGATGTCGCCCGGCGTACTCAGACCGTGGTAACGGTGACTGGCCAAACCACCGGCAACGAGCCGCCGATAATCGCTTCCTACACCCCGCGCTTTGATACCACGGTGGTGGCGGGGCAG
Proteins encoded in this region:
- a CDS encoding metallophosphoesterase codes for the protein MKTQAVEFTPGVVMQTEGWAGNLLSKRWFGILVSAAVLLSGAASRAADPVSIVQYPLMNRPAFVLPGGQFTILCRVSSSTGGWQASLSMPYAEVPLQLSVGGYGEGLRTLTATVPSSAPFELYDLRITGSGGVSDVVRHCVRVIPAYRDTFTFVHLPDCHLPSVAWIGFYDDRNTVPELSQILQELAYLNPEFVLQTGDLVDNGQLDEQYRIAQELLEQSQVPFFLTGGNHDLWYDGHDLWRRYFGAAMDYTFLYGNVRFVGLEMYDIPTPTFTASQMRWLRDVLDESIAAREAARVIFAHYDQSGQLTSDFVDQYLVDAVIYGHTHVNNVRSVGTRQALMLNTSFTMNDNGEYRLIKVRDGKIVDFPVLKFRRLWVNTYPAQDGSSWKAGAFIRNDNDVDLQGMLVKLHVRRDAGPFVVAGGTVLQAIDYGANQRVYYVRTDVARRTQTVVTVTGQTTGNEPPIIASYTPRFDTTVVAGQTVPLRVQVQDEAPGSLAFTWRTNGTVLSGQKGASFNFAVPLDFSGTVDVEVEVSDGSLRDTHTWRLYVEPAVARPTLLTSTRNFFPYDREVVLSWQEPFPGQGVFEYGRSPGAYTGSIAEQGSSNQVRFVPRDLGMGLGVYFCRIRLNTLASDEFTLVVEAPSAPRMISPLGAVRTLSPTFQWEPVEGVPYYLVIMTDQKISIVQDPVTGDYSIEGANPLWAVLTSEHVVPYGAPDPSGTFTSAPAPLAPGGEYWWVVLNCYGPTPELSSTVQSGVGSFRIDLPLPNVRAPALLSPADNASLAGPSILFRWEAVPNAVVYHFYPFKIEVEAGVQVVRPIWESVVATTNTALDLPADRLLVKGDYLWKVAAVAANGVEVASLPRAFLYDAPAANENLLTLEARGTEAPDDDFPLPRTTVTYD